The Paenibacillus sp. FSL R7-0345 DNA segment GATTCCACCCGCAAAATCACCCTCTCGGGCAGAGGGGATGAAATACGCATCAACAATTCCGGTAATCGCGGCGCTGCCCGTTCCCCCGCCCCGGCTCTGCGACCAGGCGTTAATGGCATTCTGCAGTGAGCTGTTGATGAAATTAAGCTCAACCTGCTGGTCGCCTGCAGAGATCAGCAGCAGTATATCTTGAGCGGACAAGCTCCAGCTGTCATATACATCGCTTGCAAAATCGGTGGCATCCGCGCCGCTCAGTGAGTCTATAGTTAATACGTGAAAGGTATAGCGTCCGTCTGCGGCGGTCCCGGCAATTGCTGCTGCCTCCTGTGAGGAGAGCATTCCGGCTTCATCGGTAACTAATCCCTGCTGTGCGGGGAGTCCGGCAGCCTGAACTCCGGTGATCCACAGTACGCTGAGGATCAGAAAAAGAGACATTATTTTTTTCAATGTGAGCACACTCCGTTCAAAGGGACTATGGCCCGGTTTATTATTGTGATTATACCCTATTACGCAGGTGAAATCCCAACGGTGCAGTACCGGACAACTTTCAGCAGCATATTTATCGCCATCCGCGAAGCCGGATAGACAAAAAAACCGCACTCCCCTAAACGGGAATGCGGTAATTGGCGTGTCTGCTATCTGGTTTGCAGGCAGAGTATATATTGCAGGCGGGATTTGATTTCCTTTTGCCATTTCAGGTCTCCGACTTTTACGGCAAGATTGAGCAGATCCAGATAATCGTCAACCTGTAATGCTGTCCGGGTAGTGGCTGCGTTCATGGGTGTTCAGTCTCCTTTGGCTTTCAATATAGTGAAGTGGATGAATGTTTATTTTTTCAATAATGATAATCATTATCATTGATTATTGTTATTATCCACATTTTGCTCTCAAAAAGCAATATAAAATTATAGGGTCTGCCTTTTTTTCTTGAAAAACAGTCCCAAACATGAACTGAGTTGCACATTTTATCACATTTAAAGAAGGAATGAGCAGGAACCCTACCATATTTTGTCGAATGAAACTGGATACGAAAGTCTTATGCTGATTTTTTGGGAAGAAGGAGAATTGCAATGAAGCGGTGTAAACTTTTGCTTCTGATTGGCATCTTGCTGATGCTGGCACCGCCTGCTGCCGCTCACGCTGAAAGACAGGATATTAAGTACCAGGCAGAACTGGATTACCCGCCTCTCAAGTACATCCAGAACGGTTATCTGACCGGCTTTGATATTGACCTGACGAGCCTGATTTTTGAGAAGCAGGAGTATCTGATTCACTACAGCACCGGAGACTGGGAGCAGACCTACAAACTGCTGACCGGCGGGCAGATCGACACAACCGGACTTATGGCTGTGACTGAGCAGCGGAAGAAGGATACTCTGTTCTCCACCCCAGTATTCAAAAGTTACATCTCCATCTATTCGCGGCAGGCACTTAAAGACAGGGTGACGGTGGATACGCTGGAACGTTACAAGATTGGTGTAGGCAAAAGCCAATATACTGCAGCTGTGCTGCAGAGCAAGGCAGGCGTTGCAAATTACATAGAATACCCGACTGTACCCGCTGCACTGGAAGCTCTCGTAAAAGGTGAAATTGACCTGCTGTTTGAAAATCAGGGGGTTGTCGACTACCTGATTGTTGAGCGGGGACTGACCGGCAATATTATCCGTAAAATGAGTAATTTATACCCGGTGGATGTGGCTTACGGCGTTAGCACCTCGTCTCCGGAGCTTGTCCCGTATATTAATGCAAGACTGGAACGGCTGCAGCGTTCAGGGGCGTTTGAAGAATTATATCAGCAGTATTTTTTCACCCATTCCGCCGGTTATACTGCGATGATTAATGACCGGATTATTTTTGGGATCGTTATCGGGCTCTCTGTGCTGCTTTTCGGCGTTGTATCCATCAGAATGTACATCCGGCGGCTGAGACGGACGATTCACTCCGAGCAGGAGTTTTTTGTGGATGTGATTGAGCATACCGGGATGATTGTGTGGGCTGTTGCCAGGGATAAGCGGGTCATACGCTTCAACCGGTTCGCGGAGAAGATGACCGGGCTGAAGGAACAGGATGTGCTTGGCAAAAAGCTCGACGAGCTTCCCGGGCTGGACGGCGATGTCTCGCTGCTCCACGATCTGCTGATCAGGGCGCTTTATCAGGATTTTGTCAATAATGTAGAGCTGAAGCTGCCTGAGCACTCGCCGGAGGCGCGGTATTTCTCGATCCGGACCACGCTGATCAAAGGGATGGACGCCCAGGATGAGGATGTCTATCTGCTGGTCGGACTGGATATCGATGACTGCAAGCAGAATGAGCTGAAGCTGCAGCTTAGCTATGAGGAACTGGAGTCCACCTATGAGGAACTGACGGCGACGGAAACGGAGCTGCAGGAGCAGTTATACAGGCTGAGCGTGAGTGAGCGCCGGCTCCGCCTGACCTCTGAAGGCTCCGGAGCCTATATGTGGGAGCTGGACTGGAAGACCGGGTTCTACAAGCTGTCGGAACGCTGGTACGAGGTCATGGGGTACACGGAGGATGAGATTAACGGGATGGAAAACGGAGTGCTCAGCATTATTCATCCGGATGACCGGGAACAAGCCGACAAGGCGAGACAGGAGCACTTTAGCGGGCAGACTCCGGTTTATGAGACCGAATACCGCATGCGGACCAAAGACAATCACTATATCTGGTTTGAAGTTAGAGGCAAGTCCATTGTTGACCCTGCGGATAACCTCAAGCTGTTCAACGGCTCGCTGATTGATATCAGCAGGCGCAAGCAGGCGGAATTCAAGCTGAGTAACAGCTATCAGGAGCTGGAAGCGACGTATGAACAGCTTACAGCGACACAGCAGGAGCTTGTGGAGCAATACGACATGCTGCTGGAGAATCAGAAGAACATGCACAGGCTGGCCTATATGGATTCACTCAGCAATCTGCCGAACCGGGTTTCCCTTCTGGAGGCGATGGAAAATTATTTCCGCCGGCCGGGCGGCAAAGCAGCGCTGATGTTCGTTGACACGGACAATTTTAAATATATCAATGATACACTGGGCCATAAATCCGGCGATATTCTGATCCGCAAGGCAAGTGAACGGCTGATGTCGCTTGTCCAGGATAAAGCAATGCTCTCCAGGCTCGGCGGTGATGAGTTTGTCGTCTTTATCGAGAATGCTGAAGACCGTGAAGCGGTGCTTACGCTGGCAGAGGATATTATGCGGGCTTTCCGCAGACCATTCCTGATCGGGGAGAGCAACCTGTATGTATCGGTCAGTATTGGTATTTCCTTTTACCCCGAGGACGGGGAGACGACAGAGGAAATTCTCAAGAATGCCGATGTGGCGATGTACCGGGCCAAGGAGGAAGGCAAGGGAACCTACGTTATCTATGACAAGTCGATGCACACTGCATTTAATGAACGGATGCATATTGAAAAGCATCTGCGCAGCGCAATGAACAATAATGAATTTGAGCTGCACTATCAGCCGCAGGCGGATATCAAGACTGGCCGGATAACCGGCTTCGAAGCCCTGATCCGCTGGAACAGTCCGGTGCTCGGGTTCGTGTCTCCACTCTCCTTCATCAAGGTTGCCGAGGATTCCAGGCTGATCATTTATATCGGGGAATGGGTTCTGCGGGAAGCCTGCAGCTTTATGAAAAGCATTCATGAGCGCACCGGCCGGCTCTATAAAATATCCGTTAATATTTCTATTATCCAGCTGCTGCAGGATGACTTTGTAGATATAGTGCTGGATAGCCTGGAGAAAAGCGGGCTCGCGCCAAGCTGTCTGGAGCTGGAGATTACCGAATCCATTTTCATGGAGTCGTTCGAGAGTACAGTCAGCAAGCTGGAGTTCCTCAAGTCGCGCGGTATCCGGATTGCCCTTGATGATTTCGGGACCGGCTATTCTTCACTGAGCTATCTGCAGCAGCTGCCCATTTCTACGCTCAAGATGGACAAAATCTTTATTGATTCCCTCGCCGATCAGGCTTACAGTGCATCCTTTGTCCAGACCATTATTGTACTTGGTCATAAAATGGGGCTGGATGTGGTGGCTGAAGGGGTAGAGGATGCCAGCCAGCTGACGTTCCTCAATGAATCGGGCTGTGATAAGGTCCAGGGCTACCTGATCAGCAGACCGGTGCCGCCGCGCGGGGTATGGGAGCTTCTGGAGCTGCAGAAGCCGGAATGATTGCTCCCGCCGCGGTTAAAGAGAATAAAACGGATCTGCGTACTGTACGCAGATCCGTTTTGCTGTAAAACAGACATAAATTATTGCAGAACAATCCGGTTTTTACCCGTTTTTTTGGCTTCGTACAAGGCGTCATCCGCCTGCTGAAAGGTAGAGCTCTTCGTGTCACGTACCGAGAATTCATGCATTCCGATACTCACGGTTACAGACCCGCCGTTCATTTCCTCAATCGGCATAGCGGCTATGCCGGTCAGAATCCGCTCCATAATCTCCCTTGCCTCCTGCAGCTCCTTGGCGGTCAGAATGACTACGAACTCCTCTCCGCCGTAACGGGCAGCAAAGTCATCGGTGCCGATATGCTTCAGAACTACAGCGGCTACCTGCTTGAGGACAATATCCCCTACCCAGTGTCCGAACTGATCGTTCACTTTTTTGAAATTATCGATATCCAAAACAGCCAGCTGCATCGGAAAAGGGTTGCTCTGCTGATGATCAATCAGCCAGCCCAGGTATTCGTGAAACGTCTTGTGATTGTACAAATCAGTCAGCGGATCAATCTTCGACAGCCGGTCCATAATGATGTTCTGGATGCGCAGATCCTGCTCTGACTTCGCGGATTCCTCAAGCGACTGCATGAGGTCGCGACCGCGGCCGATAACCCCGAATCCGGCCAGTGCAGTACCGGCGAAAATCAGTGCAATCATAATGTGCTGAATCCGCAGCGTATATTCGTACTCCGGCGTATTTATAAACAGCATAACGATGTAGAGCAGACAAATCAGCGAAGATGCCTTCATATAGCTGCTCTTGAGGTAGATCATCGATACAAGCAGGGGAAGCAGCATAATGAGCGGCTTGACCTCATATTCGGCAGTTAAGTTAGTGATAATCAGGATGGCATAGAGATGACTGGCGACAACAATCGAGAATTCCGAGAACACCGTTTTCCACCTGTAGATTGCCTCCAGAATGAGAATCAGGACAAGAATGAAGGAATCGGGAATCAGCACATGGATGACAAAATAATGTCTGTCTGTAAATTCAGGTCTATGGCCCCACATGGATAGTGAGATGAAAAGCTGACTTGCCAAATATACCAGGAGAACCATCCAAAAGGTATTGAGGAGTACCCGGTTCCAGTAGCTTTGGCGAGGAGTTGGCGGCGGGATGTGCATAGATATTTCCTCATTTCCAGTGGCAATATAACTATATATTCGACAAATATCCCTCTGATCCTCCCATTTGCCGTGAACAATATAATGTTCGTGTTTTAGTGATTTTATTATTAATTATATCCTTATAAATTTGTATATATAATTAAAACACGAATTATTTAAGGACAACACTCTTGACACATTCGTCTCATTTCTGTAGAATTCCTATTGGCTCATAAAATAAATTGAAGCTGTTCGTATATCCCCGGAGATAAGGTTTGGGGGTTTCTACAGGGAACCGTAAATTCCTGGCTACGAATAGGATGCATTTTGCATACCTATGAAGAGCCGGGATTTTTTGTGTGTTGCGCTATCATATCGCAGAAACGGCGGCTGAGAAGTCAGCGTTTCTTCCTGGGAGGAACAAGAGAACAGATGAGTAAATATGATGTGATTGTTGTAGGTGCCGGCCCGGCCGGAATATTTGCCTGTTATGAACTGACCCTCAAGGCCCCTGAATTGAAAATATTGCTTGTAGATAAAGGCCATGACATTTACCGCCGCAGCTGTCCGATCCTGGAGGAGAAAATCAAGCTCTGTCCGCCTGCCGCCGGCCGCAAGGAGTTCGCCGGCTGTCTGCCGGCCTGCTCCATTACTGCCGGGTTCGGAGGCGCCGGAGCTTACAGTGACGGCAAATTTAATATCACAACTGAATTCGGCGGCTGGATGACCGACTATCTGGCACCTTCAAAGGTGCTGGAGCTGATCGAATATGTGGATGCCATCAACCTGGAGCATGGTGCAACTCCGGCTATTACCGATCCGACAACGGACAGTATCCGCAGTATTGAGCAGCGCGGGTATGCCGCCGGTCTTAAGCTGCTGCGGGCGCAGGTCCGGCATTTGGGTACTGAGCAGAACCTGGAGATTCTTAAATCCATATATGAATATTTAAAGACACGGATTGAAATGCAGTTTAAGACTGAGGTACAGGACATTATCACTGTCAAGGAGAACGGAGCCCACCGGATTACGGGGATAACGCTCAAGAACGGTGATATCCACGAAGCAGATCATGTCATGATTGCCCCGGGCCGTGACGGCTCCGCCTGGCTGACTGAGGTGCTGAAGAAGCGCCGGCTCAAAATGTACAACAATCAGGTCGACGTGGGTGTCAGAGTTGAAACGTCCGATGTGGTGATGCGCGAGATTAACGAGCATTTGTATGAAGGCAAATTTGTGTTTAATACATCGGTCGGTACCCGTGTCCGGACCTTTTGCAGCAATCCGTCCGGCCATGTGGTCGTAGAAAATCACAGCGGGGTCATGGCGGCCAACGGTCACTCTTATAAGGATCCGGCGCTTGGCTCCAAGAATACGAACTTTGCCCTGCTGGTGTCGCATACCTTTACAGAGCCGTTTGATAAGCCTAACGAGTATGCCCGGGAAATCTGCAAGCGGGCGAATGACCTCTCTAACGGCGGTGTAATTGTCCAGAAATACGGCGATATCCTGCGCGGGCGCCGTTCTACGGAGACCCGGATTAAGGAAGGGTTCCTCGAGCCGACACTAAAAGAAGCAGTTCCCGGTGACCTGGGCCTCGTCCTGCCTTACATTACCATGAAAAGCCTGATTGAAATGGTCGAGGCACTGGAAAAGGTAACCCCGGGCATTGCCTCTGAGCACACATTGTTCTATGGCGTAGAGGCGAAATTCTATTCGGCCCGGCCGAAGCTGACAGAGCAGCTGGAAACAGAAATTTCCGGACTCTACTGCGGCGGAGACGGGGCAGGCATTACCCGCGGACTGGCCCAGGCAGGCGCTGCAGGGGTATGGATTGCCCGCGGCATGCTGGAGCGTGTCGCGGCTTACATGTAACATGTACTATCAGGCTGTCTTTTTGCAAAGCTATTGCAGAAGGACAGCTTTTTTTTTATTAAAATTACTTCCTTTATTTAACTACACTGATATAATGTTAGAATACATAACATAATAGAGTGGAGTGGAAGTACAAATGCGAGTTCACCGGGGTAAAAATGTTCTGGTCGGTCTGCTGTTACTGGCCGTGGGTCTATACGGGTTATGGATAGACATTCATTGGCTGCATAAGCTGGTATATCTGGTGCTGATGGCGGCGCTTGGCGGGCTCGCATGGAATACATACTGCAGAGAAAGGTATAGAGACGGACTGCTTGAAGAAGCGCGGGATCAGGTTGAGGGGCTAGGCAATGAGATCGTGGTTACCTCAGACAGGCTCTACGGTGCGCTTGAAGAGATCAGCCGGCATACTGAAGGCCTGCAGCAGACAGCAGATTATTCACATGCTTACGAGGTGGACCTGCAGATCCGCAGCAATGAGGCGAAGGCGAATCTGGAAGGCGCTTTCTCGACGATGGGCGGTGTAGCTGAAATGACCACGCATATCAAGGCCTTAACGGAGCGGCTGGGAACAGGTATGCTGGATGCGCGCCAGCGAACAGCGGAAATGGTCCACTCGTTAGAGAGTACCGATGAGGTTATGGCTGAGCTGCAGGAGAGAAGCGGGGACATGCAGGATAAGTTCACTGCACTCAGCAGTCACATTGCCATGGTCGAGGAAATTAACTCCTTAATTGTAGGGATTGTTAATGAGACCTCGCTGCTGGCGCTGAACGCTTCGATCGAAGCGGCGAGGGCCGGAGAGCAGGGGCGCGGGTTCGCCGTGGTGGCGGCCCGGATCAGGCAGCTGGCAGATCAGAGCAGAAGCTCGGTGGAACGCTCGTCAGAGGTGCTGCAGGATATCAATAACGGTGTCCGGCAGGTATTGGAATCTGTGACTAAGGAGCAGAAGGCCGTTTCCCATGGTGTACAAGAGGTAGCTACGGTAAAGCTACGGTTGTCCGATGTATCGGCGAGAATTGAAGAGGTCGGGGCTGCCGTTACGGATACCGTTAATGCGGCTTCCAGACAGGGCGGATTAATTGAGGCAGCAACAAGTGAGCTGCGTGGTGCTGTCGGCATCGTGAATGAGACTATTGCCGGAGTGGACCTGACTCTGGAGCAGGTGACCCGGCAGCGGTCACAGATCGGCCAGCTTAATGAGATCAGCGCCAGTCTGCTGAGTGAATCGCAGGCTCTACAGCAGTCCGTGAGCCGGATTGCCGGACACGGAGCTGCTGACACAGGCCGTTACACAGCCCGGCTGCAGGAAATGCAAAGCCTGCTGCAGGAGCTTGCTGCCAGACAGGAGCTGGTTGAGACGGATACGGCAAGCCATGGCAGTGTGCTGACTGCCTGTATGAACAAAGTGCCCGAGGTGCAGGCTATCTGGTCCAACCGGACGGACGGCACATTTATTTTCTCCGAGCCGGCTGCCGGGCTGATGAATGCAAAACGCCGGGATTGGTACAACGGGGCGATAAATGAAGGCGAATATGTCTCCTCACCGTATGTCTCAGCGATTACCAAACGTTCCTGCATTACCTTGTCCAGGGCAATCAAGAATACCCGGGGAGAGACAGTTGGTGTAGTCGGGATTGATCTGGCGGTATAAGGAAGTATCGGGGACAGTTACGTGAGTGGCCGTTCTTGCCGGCAGGTGCGTCAAAAAACAGGTATGAAAGGTATAATAGCAGCAGCCGGCCCTGGTTGATGGGCCGGCTGCTTTTTGCATCAAAGAGTAAGGAACTGCATGGAAGCTGCTAACTCCCGGCTGCTTTAACAACCTGCAGCAGAGGCCAGACCGCCCGCCAGTTCTTTTTGGCTACCCGCTGCTCATACACGCTTTGAAGCTGAGGGGTAGCCGTGAAAAATGGAGACGGCCGGACGACCAGCCCGATAGCATCCCTGATCCCATGAGGTGCGGATAAGCGCAGACCGTCTTGCGGGGTCAAGGCCAGTCCAAGCGCAGTTGCGGTTTCCGGGAAATGTGCCATTCCATCCGTAGAGGAAGTATATGGCGCCAGGCCGTTAATAACATGCATTCTGGCCTGGTTTTTTACGGACCAGGGGACGGAACTGTCTATTTCCCGCAGCCGGGCTTCCCGGATCTTTTCGGTTTCCTCACGCAGATCATCCGGGTCGAAATAGATTACGTCTACATCGGCAAGCGGTGTCTTGCTGCTGAAGCCGTGCTGGAGATCCCACACCTTGGACCGCACAAATCCGGCGCAGACCCAGCAGTCCGGCAGCCCGAGAGTGCTCACGGCAGCCAAAATATCCATCATCCAGGGGTCTTCTTTTACAGCCTGCAATAAATCCTGCTCATTATTAATACGCAAATGAAAGGAACCTCCTTAACTTGATTCAGCCGGACAAGGAGCCGGCAGGCTCATAGCAGTAATCCTTTTATTATAAGACTTGAGAGGGGCGGCGGATATGCTGAAAGCGGCGATGTCAAATTGCTAACAGGAAGGGGCACACTCTATAATGTACCTTTAGATTGACCATTGGAGGCGTGATTGTGCATTATAACCTGACGATTCTGCTGCAGCTGTTTGAGCGGGCGGCGCTGCTGCTGATGTGCCTGTTCGTGCTGACCCGGCTGCCGCGGTTTAAGGAGATTTTTATTAAAGGAGCGTATGCTCCGCAAGAGCTGGCTATGGTGACCGTAGTGTTTAGCCTGTTTGCCATTATGGGGACTTATACCGGGATTAATGTGGAAGGTTCTCTTGTGAACGTGCGGATTATTGCCATCGTAGCCGGCGGTATTCTTTTTGGACCCTGGGTAGGTATGATTACCGGGCTGATCTCCGGCGTACACCGGTTTCTAATTGATATCGGCGGTGTGACTTCGGTGCCCTGCCTGATTACAAGTATTACAGCAGGGGTTGTATCCGGTGTGATCTACCGCCGCACTTCGCCTGAGAAACGCTGGATTGCCGGCATTTTGGCTGGAATGGTCTGTGAAGCATTGACGATGGTACTGATTCTATTGATGGCGAATCCGGCTTCACTTGGGGCGGAGATCGTGTCGAAGATTGCTTTTCCGATGATAGCCGGTCAGATTTGTGTCGGGTTTATTGTCATGCTCGTGCAGAGCGTGGAAGGGGAGAAGGAACGGATTGCCGCTAAACAGTCCAAGCTGGCGCTGGATATCGCGAACAAGACGCTGCCGTATTTCCGCAACATCAATCCCCAGTCGCTGCGGATCATTTGCGAGATTATTAAGGAGGATATCGGGGCTGATGCGGTTGCGATTACCGATACCGGCCACATCCGTGCTTATGTCGGTGTTGGTGAGGAATATTATACCGAGACGGACGACATCATCAGTGAAGAGACGAAGCAGACCATCAGCAGCGGGGAAATCACGATCCGTGATGATGATACAGAATATATGAACCGGGCGATTCGCTCGCTGATTATTATTCCTTTGAAGGAAAAGGGTGAGGTGACGGGGGCACTGAAGATTTATTACACCAAAGCCCACAAAATCACCTATTCCCTGCAGGCGATGGCTGTCGGTCTCTCCCAGATTATATCCACACTGATGGAGGTGTCGCGGGTCGAAGGGATCAAGGAGATGGCCAATAAGGCCGAGCTGAAGGCGCTGCAGACCAGCATCAACCCCCACTTTCTCTTTAACGCGCTGAATGCGATTGCCTCCTCCATCCGAATCGATCCAAGCAAGGCACGGGAGCTGATCGTCAATCTGTCAGGCTATATGCGCTACAATCTGGAGCTGACTGACGAATTCATCGACATCCGGCGTGAGCTGCAGCAGGTTCAGCAGTATGTGGAGATCGAAAAGGCACGGTTCGGCAGCCGTCTGGCGGTGGAGTATGAGATCGACGAGGTGGAGGTGCGTATTCCGAGCCTGATCATTCAGCCGCTTGTAGAGAACGCGATTGTTCATGGCATCCTGAAGATAAGAGGCCAGGGTACAGTAACGATTTCGGTAAAAGACTTGGGGAGTGCCGTGCGGGTTGGCATCACCGATACCGGGGCGGGCATCAGCGAAGAAACGATTGAGCGGGTCTATAGCGGCAGCATGCCGGATAACAAAATCGGACTATACAATGTGCACCAGCGGGTGAAACTGATTTACGGCCAGGGGCTGACCATTCACAGGCTGAAGCAAGGGACGGAAATTTATTTTGATGTCAGAAAGGAGCGGCAATGAGAGCGATAATCGTAGAGGATGAAGTGCTGGCCAGGCAGGAGCTGGCTTTTTTGATTGGAGCACACAGCAGCATACGGATTGCCGCTGAGTTTGAGGACGGGCTGGATGCGCTGAAGTACCTGCAGACCGAGGAGGTGGATGTGCTCTTTTTGGATATCAATATTCCGTCAATTGACGGGGTGCTGCTGGCCCAGAATATCAGCCGGTTCTCTGTTAAACCCTATATCGTATTTATCACCGCCTACAAGGAGCATGCCGCCGAGGCATTTGAGATCGAAGCCTTTGATTATATTCTGAAGCCCTACAGTGAAACGCGGATCAAGGCCATGCTGCGCAAGCTGGAAGGAGCGTATGCCGCACGCGGGCGTCAAAGTGAAGAAGAGCCGGTGAAGCTGAGCGACAAGGTGAATTTGTGGAAAAATGAGAAGATTATCGTCGTCGATGCCGACGAAATCTATTATGCTTCGGCGCAGGAGAAGACTACGAGCGTGATCACCAAGGGGGAGGAGTACAGTATGGCACTCAGCATCAGCGAGTTTCACAGCCGGCTGCCGCAGGACCGCTTTTTCCGCTGTCACCGTTCGTATCTCGTGAATCTGTCCAAAATTAAGGAGATCATCCCCTGGTTCAACAATACTTACCTGCTGCGGCTGCGCGATCTGGACTTTGAAGTGCCGGTCAGCCGGAGTAAAGTGAAGGAATTCAGGCAGATCATGCGCATCTAGCGGCCGTTCATTCCCCGTTACTGTCATCTCATTCCGGATTTCGCTCAAGAAAGCGCTATTTCGCTACAATAAAGAGGCAAAGAAGACCTCGCAGCGACTTCAGAGAGAAAGAAGGAATAGTTCATGACTACAACCATGCCAGGACATAAAAAATGGCTCATCGTGCTGGGTACAGTAATTATGCAGATGGGTCTGGGGACAATCTACACCTGGAGCCTGTTCAATGCTCAGCTCGTCAACAAGTTCGGATGGGAGCTCAGCTCTGTTTCGATAACTTTTTCCATTACCAGCTTTGCCCTGGCCTTCGCGACGCTGTTCGCGGGGAAACTGCAGGACCGGTTCGGCCTCCGCAGACTGACCGCTTCCGCCGGGATTATGCTGGGTCTAGGTCTGATCCTGAGCTCGCAGGCCAGCTCCCTGCCGATGTTCTACCTGTTGGCCGGGCTAGTAGTGGGTTATGCGGATGGTACGGCGTATATAACCTCGCTGTCCAACCTGATTAAATGGTTTCCCAAGAATAAGGGCCTAATCTCCGGCGTGTCTGTCGGCGCATATGGTACAGGCAGTCTGGTCTTCAAATATATCAACGGCAGCCTGATTGAGTCTCAAGGAGTATCCGGCGCTTTTCTATACTGGGGCATCATCGTTATGATTATGGTCGTCATCGGCTCGATGCTGGTGAGAGAGGCTCCAGTTCCGGCTCCGGCTGTGGCACAGGCGGTCTCCGGCAGAACTTCTGCCGCAGGCGGTACAGTGATTCCAGCCAAAGACTATACGGTAAAAGAAATGCTGCGCACCAAGGAAGCTTATCTGCTGTTCGTCATCTTTTTCACGGCCTGTATGAGCGGTCTTTACCTGATCGGTATCGTCAAGGATATCGGCATGACGCTGGCTGGTCTGGATGTGGCGGCTGCGGCTAATGC contains these protein-coding regions:
- a CDS encoding sensor histidine kinase, which produces MHYNLTILLQLFERAALLLMCLFVLTRLPRFKEIFIKGAYAPQELAMVTVVFSLFAIMGTYTGINVEGSLVNVRIIAIVAGGILFGPWVGMITGLISGVHRFLIDIGGVTSVPCLITSITAGVVSGVIYRRTSPEKRWIAGILAGMVCEALTMVLILLMANPASLGAEIVSKIAFPMIAGQICVGFIVMLVQSVEGEKERIAAKQSKLALDIANKTLPYFRNINPQSLRIICEIIKEDIGADAVAITDTGHIRAYVGVGEEYYTETDDIISEETKQTISSGEITIRDDDTEYMNRAIRSLIIIPLKEKGEVTGALKIYYTKAHKITYSLQAMAVGLSQIISTLMEVSRVEGIKEMANKAELKALQTSINPHFLFNALNAIASSIRIDPSKARELIVNLSGYMRYNLELTDEFIDIRRELQQVQQYVEIEKARFGSRLAVEYEIDEVEVRIPSLIIQPLVENAIVHGILKIRGQGTVTISVKDLGSAVRVGITDTGAGISEETIERVYSGSMPDNKIGLYNVHQRVKLIYGQGLTIHRLKQGTEIYFDVRKERQ
- a CDS encoding LytTR family DNA-binding domain-containing protein, with amino-acid sequence MRAIIVEDEVLARQELAFLIGAHSSIRIAAEFEDGLDALKYLQTEEVDVLFLDINIPSIDGVLLAQNISRFSVKPYIVFITAYKEHAAEAFEIEAFDYILKPYSETRIKAMLRKLEGAYAARGRQSEEEPVKLSDKVNLWKNEKIIVVDADEIYYASAQEKTTSVITKGEEYSMALSISEFHSRLPQDRFFRCHRSYLVNLSKIKEIIPWFNNTYLLRLRDLDFEVPVSRSKVKEFRQIMRI
- a CDS encoding OFA family MFS transporter → MTTTMPGHKKWLIVLGTVIMQMGLGTIYTWSLFNAQLVNKFGWELSSVSITFSITSFALAFATLFAGKLQDRFGLRRLTASAGIMLGLGLILSSQASSLPMFYLLAGLVVGYADGTAYITSLSNLIKWFPKNKGLISGVSVGAYGTGSLVFKYINGSLIESQGVSGAFLYWGIIVMIMVVIGSMLVREAPVPAPAVAQAVSGRTSAAGGTVIPAKDYTVKEMLRTKEAYLLFVIFFTACMSGLYLIGIVKDIGMTLAGLDVAAAANAVAMIAIFNTAGRLILGALSDRMSRLKLLSITLAVTAAAMFTLSYATLNYGLFFTCVAAIAFCFGGNITVFPAIVSDFFGLKNHSKNYGVIYQGFGIGALSGSFIAALLGGFKPTFIIIGLLCVLACLIAVSLKAPGQKQEREKGMSLKPSRPTA